The following proteins are encoded in a genomic region of Dyadobacter sp. UC 10:
- a CDS encoding lysylphosphatidylglycerol synthase transmembrane domain-containing protein translates to MKNILRYAISLILAGGLLWFVFKDINLGEMLDRFAKSDWRWIAVSCFFLMCAHVTRAWRWAMLMEPLGHKPSIINSSVAVLTGYFANYIVPRMGEVTRCGTLYRLEKIPVNLSFGTVVAERIFDVIVLVLMIGLNFVLEFDRLSTFFTDFFQSKVGGESGGSGGGLLLFILIGGLIVVASIGFYLYKNLAFRTRLQQNALVAKITDFAKGMLDGLLSIRKLRSPGLFILSSLMIWVLYYLVSYVLFFCIPETSDLGPLAGLTILVVGAIGMTAPTQGGIGAYHLLVGNVLVLYGLTQSDGITLATFIHGAQMVFMLAVGALAFLFVLVKNNKSVDEPEKISA, encoded by the coding sequence ATGAAAAACATTTTACGTTACGCCATTTCGCTGATTTTGGCAGGTGGCTTGCTTTGGTTTGTATTTAAAGATATTAATCTGGGTGAAATGCTCGACCGCTTTGCCAAATCCGACTGGCGGTGGATTGCGGTTTCCTGCTTCTTTTTAATGTGCGCACACGTTACCCGTGCCTGGCGCTGGGCAATGCTTATGGAGCCGCTGGGACATAAACCAAGTATTATCAACAGTTCAGTAGCGGTATTGACCGGATATTTTGCCAATTATATTGTTCCCCGGATGGGCGAGGTGACCCGTTGCGGCACCTTATACCGGCTTGAAAAAATCCCGGTCAATCTGAGTTTCGGAACGGTAGTGGCTGAACGTATATTTGATGTCATCGTACTTGTATTGATGATCGGCTTAAATTTCGTTCTCGAATTTGACCGGCTGAGCACTTTCTTCACAGATTTTTTTCAAAGTAAAGTAGGTGGTGAATCAGGTGGATCGGGTGGCGGATTATTGCTTTTCATTTTGATTGGCGGCTTGATAGTAGTAGCATCGATTGGTTTTTATTTATACAAAAACCTGGCCTTCCGCACCCGCTTACAGCAAAATGCATTGGTTGCCAAAATCACAGATTTTGCGAAAGGAATGCTCGACGGTCTGCTAAGCATTCGCAAACTGCGCAGCCCCGGACTATTTATCCTGAGCAGTTTAATGATCTGGGTACTTTATTACCTGGTTTCCTACGTATTGTTTTTCTGCATTCCCGAAACCTCCGACCTTGGACCGCTTGCCGGACTAACTATACTGGTAGTAGGTGCGATAGGTATGACGGCTCCTACCCAGGGCGGAATCGGAGCTTATCACCTTTTAGTTGGCAATGTGCTGGTATTGTACGGATTGACTCAAAGTGATGGTATCACATTGGCCACCTTTATACACGGGGCGCAGATGGTATTTATGCTGGCAGTAGGCGCACTGGCCTTTTTGTTTGTTTTGGTTAAAAACAATAAATCGGTAGATGAACCCGAAAAGATTTCTGCCTAG
- the panD gene encoding aspartate 1-decarboxylase, translated as MQITVMKSKIHRVKVTQAELNYVGSITIDEDLIDAAGLVENEQVHIVNNNNGERFVTYVIKGERGSGMICLNGAAARRVQIGDIIIIIAYGTMTQEEAKSFKPMVVFPDHNNHLVG; from the coding sequence ATGCAAATAACAGTAATGAAATCGAAGATTCACCGTGTCAAGGTGACTCAGGCGGAACTGAATTATGTAGGCAGCATCACGATTGACGAAGACCTGATCGATGCGGCCGGACTTGTTGAAAATGAGCAGGTCCATATCGTTAACAATAACAATGGCGAGCGCTTTGTGACTTATGTGATCAAAGGCGAAAGAGGTTCCGGAATGATCTGCCTTAATGGGGCGGCGGCACGGCGCGTGCAGATTGGCGACATTATCATTATTATTGCTTACGGAACAATGACCCAGGAGGAAGCCAAATCCTTCAAACCCATGGTTGTTTTCCCCGACCATAACAATCACCTGGTCGGGTAG
- a CDS encoding Gfo/Idh/MocA family protein produces MSRENKPKDVKRRDFLQKTTAAAIGSFFIVPRHVLGKGYRAPSDKLNIAGIGVGGKGFSDTNNAWNKGAENLVALCDVDWGQAKKNFELHPTAKKYKDFRKMFDEMEKDIDAVTVSTTDHMHAIIAMAAMQRGKHVYVQKPLTHDIYEARMLTEAARKYKVVTQMGNQGASNPAQNQMKEWFNKGIIGNVHEAHVWTNRPVWPQGIPVPTGKFDVPADIDWELWVGCADWVDYNPAWHPFKWRGWWNFGTGALGDMGCHLIDPAFRTLGLGYPTELECSVGQVFIKDWTPEYIPEGCPPSSRVQLKFPANKVNKSEVTLTWHDGGLRPFHPDLIPANDPLGEPDSSNGVMLIGEKGVMTCGTYGIDPKVYLKDGTKLEYKKGDFGNKYTPMPEFGHHVSWSDACKAGFNSKEHKALTSSFDYAGPLTETVIMGNLGIRSYNLRKQRADGKGFDYPGRKKLLWDGNNMKITNFDDANQFVKRQYRGDWKLGS; encoded by the coding sequence ATGAGTAGAGAAAATAAACCAAAAGATGTGAAACGCCGCGACTTTTTGCAAAAGACCACGGCAGCAGCAATTGGTAGCTTTTTTATTGTCCCGCGACATGTTTTAGGTAAAGGCTACCGCGCGCCAAGCGACAAATTGAACATAGCAGGGATAGGTGTAGGAGGGAAGGGTTTTTCAGATACTAATAATGCCTGGAATAAGGGGGCTGAGAACCTTGTCGCGCTTTGCGATGTGGACTGGGGACAGGCTAAAAAGAATTTTGAACTGCATCCGACAGCCAAGAAGTACAAGGATTTCCGAAAGATGTTCGATGAAATGGAAAAGGATATTGATGCTGTAACCGTTTCAACGACCGACCATATGCATGCTATTATTGCGATGGCGGCCATGCAAAGAGGGAAGCACGTATACGTTCAGAAACCGCTCACGCATGACATTTATGAGGCCCGTATGCTCACTGAGGCGGCCCGGAAATACAAAGTAGTAACTCAGATGGGAAATCAGGGTGCTTCTAACCCTGCACAGAACCAGATGAAAGAATGGTTCAATAAAGGAATAATTGGTAATGTACACGAAGCGCACGTTTGGACAAACCGTCCCGTGTGGCCACAGGGTATTCCTGTCCCTACTGGCAAATTCGACGTTCCCGCAGATATTGACTGGGAATTATGGGTTGGTTGTGCGGACTGGGTCGACTACAATCCGGCCTGGCATCCGTTCAAATGGCGCGGCTGGTGGAATTTTGGTACCGGCGCATTGGGAGATATGGGTTGTCACCTGATCGACCCCGCTTTCCGTACGCTTGGATTGGGTTATCCTACGGAGCTGGAATGCAGCGTAGGCCAGGTTTTCATTAAAGACTGGACGCCTGAATATATTCCGGAAGGCTGCCCGCCATCGTCAAGGGTGCAGCTGAAATTCCCGGCCAACAAGGTGAACAAATCAGAAGTTACATTAACCTGGCACGATGGTGGCTTGCGCCCTTTCCACCCGGATCTGATCCCCGCCAACGATCCGCTGGGCGAGCCTGATAGCAGCAATGGTGTGATGTTGATTGGTGAAAAAGGCGTTATGACCTGTGGTACTTATGGTATTGATCCAAAAGTATATTTGAAAGACGGCACAAAGCTGGAATATAAGAAAGGTGATTTTGGAAATAAATACACGCCTATGCCGGAGTTTGGTCACCACGTTTCCTGGTCCGACGCCTGCAAGGCTGGTTTCAACAGCAAAGAACACAAAGCGCTGACCTCTTCCTTCGATTACGCAGGTCCTTTGACCGAAACCGTAATAATGGGCAACCTTGGAATACGCAGCTACAACCTGCGCAAGCAAAGAGCCGACGGAAAAGGTTTCGACTATCCAGGCCGCAAAAAATTGCTATGGGATGGTAACAATATGAAAATCACCAACTTCGACGATGCAAACCAATTCGTAAAACGCCAATACCGCGGCGATTGGAAATTGGGTAGTTAA
- the panC gene encoding pantoate--beta-alanine ligase, producing the protein MEVFTSVASLRNFLEQQTFQQRSIGLVPTMGALHDGHISLIQLCKRENDIAVCSIFVNPTQFNNPEDLQKYPRTLEADCAMLEAAGCDIVFAPSVEEMYPKQPVLKFNFGALETVMEGASRPGHFNGVGIVVSKLFNIVKPHRAYFGQKDLQQVAIVKKLVSDLSFGLELIIAPTIREEDGLAMSSRNRRLNVEEREIAPHLFQILESAKRKLLKGESVEEVIRQATAAFDSIEAFKLDYFEIADLNTLQPITTPGATGTNAICVAAFLGPVRLIDNIVF; encoded by the coding sequence CCTCGTACCAACGATGGGCGCACTTCACGACGGTCATATCTCACTGATTCAGTTATGCAAACGTGAAAATGACATAGCTGTTTGCAGCATTTTTGTTAATCCAACGCAGTTCAACAATCCCGAAGATTTACAGAAATACCCGCGCACACTGGAAGCCGATTGCGCAATGCTTGAAGCAGCCGGCTGTGATATCGTTTTTGCGCCCTCGGTAGAAGAAATGTATCCAAAGCAACCTGTCCTGAAATTCAATTTTGGCGCCCTCGAAACCGTGATGGAAGGCGCTTCCCGTCCGGGCCATTTCAATGGAGTCGGAATTGTGGTTTCGAAACTTTTTAATATCGTCAAACCGCACCGGGCTTACTTTGGCCAAAAAGACTTACAGCAGGTCGCAATCGTTAAAAAACTGGTATCTGACCTAAGTTTTGGACTCGAACTGATCATTGCACCTACAATTCGCGAAGAAGATGGTTTGGCAATGTCGTCACGAAACCGCCGGTTAAATGTTGAAGAAAGGGAAATCGCTCCGCACCTATTTCAGATCCTCGAATCCGCGAAAAGGAAGCTTTTAAAAGGGGAGTCGGTTGAAGAAGTAATTAGACAGGCAACTGCCGCATTTGACTCGATCGAGGCTTTTAAACTGGATTATTTCGAAATCGCAGATCTTAATACACTACAACCTATTACCACACCTGGCGCCACTGGCACAAACGCGATCTGCGTTGCCGCGTTTCTCGGGCCGGTGAGGTTGATTGATAATATTGTTTTTTAA